A single Leptospira kirschneri serovar Cynopteri str. 3522 CT DNA region contains:
- a CDS encoding nucleotidyltransferase family protein, protein MAKPIHKNEINVLILAAGLGTRLKPFTDFWPKCLMPISGKPLLEIWLDQISQLKISKVLVNLHYLSEVVSSFLKRPKYKDWVKSVYEPELLGTAGTLQKNYDFFKGKTILLVHGDNLCLCDFDSFVEFHFLKRPEGSLITMMTFRTDSPKSCGIVELDDDGVVQRFHEKVENPPGNLANAAIYLIEPEVLDWIIEREYVNDFSNQVLPQFLGKIATWENKGIMRDIGNLEALAKAQKEVVFPENNNLDEWETEFLSNSIHQSIQSIL, encoded by the coding sequence TTGGCGAAACCAATTCATAAAAACGAAATTAACGTTTTGATTCTGGCGGCCGGACTTGGAACTAGACTAAAACCTTTTACGGATTTTTGGCCCAAATGTTTAATGCCGATTTCGGGGAAACCTTTGCTTGAAATTTGGTTGGATCAAATCTCTCAATTAAAAATTTCTAAAGTATTGGTAAACCTTCATTATTTGAGTGAGGTTGTATCCTCTTTTTTAAAAAGACCAAAATACAAGGATTGGGTCAAATCTGTCTACGAACCGGAGTTATTAGGTACTGCGGGAACTCTTCAAAAAAACTATGATTTTTTTAAAGGGAAAACAATTCTTTTGGTTCACGGCGATAATCTTTGTTTATGCGATTTTGATTCTTTTGTTGAATTTCATTTTTTGAAAAGACCTGAGGGTTCTCTTATAACGATGATGACGTTTCGAACTGATTCTCCCAAAAGTTGCGGGATTGTGGAACTGGATGATGATGGAGTCGTTCAAAGGTTCCACGAAAAAGTGGAGAATCCTCCGGGGAATCTGGCAAATGCCGCCATCTACTTGATTGAACCGGAAGTTTTAGATTGGATTATAGAAAGAGAATATGTAAATGATTTTAGCAATCAGGTATTGCCTCAATTTTTAGGTAAAATCGCCACTTGGGAAAACAAAGGCATAATGCGTGATATTGGAAATTTAGAGGCTTTGGCGAAGGCTCAAAAGGAAGTTGTTTTCCCGGAAAACAATAATTTAGATGAATGGGAGACCGAATTTTTATCGAACTCGATTCATCAATCCATTCAGTCAATATTATGA
- a CDS encoding PfkB family carbohydrate kinase, whose product MIPNSHKIISLGDVSQLSESPLEESLVLCYGHFNVIHPGHIRFLQYAKSLGKKLKVAVLGDQSIAESQRSKYFHQMERAEGVASLHFVDLVYVLDKISLEDLSLHIKPSVLVLGKELENTHREDIKAAVYSIEKQNGKVIFHAGEVHYASADLLHGSQQDLESERKHLFLQANKRQGIDLAKLITYIGKFSNSKILVIGDTIVDQYVACDAIGISAEAPVLVVKELETREFVGGAGVVAAHVKALGADCTFLSVVGEDENANLVSNNLQEQGIDVQLIGDGSRPTTFKIRYMVENQKLFRVSRLKEHSLSKKIEDQLIEKLKKIAQNYDGILVCDFVYGVITNRILTEIRSIARENNILLFGDLQCSSQVGNIAKFEDFNLLCPTEREARIALGNHEDGVEWIANTLLEKTRSKNLLIKLGAEGFIAYSNDIPGNFKKREHFPALVSNPVDVAGAGDSLLAAISVSMCSGANLMEASAIGACMAALAVQTIGNIPVSHQKLENYIKNLR is encoded by the coding sequence ATGATTCCGAATTCTCATAAAATTATATCTCTTGGGGACGTTTCACAACTAAGTGAAAGCCCATTGGAAGAATCTTTAGTTCTTTGTTATGGACATTTTAACGTTATACATCCGGGACATATTCGATTTTTACAATATGCTAAAAGTCTTGGAAAAAAATTAAAAGTTGCGGTTCTAGGAGATCAAAGTATCGCGGAATCTCAAAGAAGCAAATACTTTCATCAAATGGAAAGAGCGGAAGGTGTGGCTTCTTTACATTTCGTTGACTTAGTTTACGTATTGGATAAGATTTCGCTCGAAGACTTATCACTCCATATCAAACCTTCTGTTTTAGTTTTGGGAAAAGAGCTTGAAAATACACATCGTGAAGATATTAAAGCTGCGGTTTATAGCATCGAAAAACAAAACGGGAAAGTTATTTTTCATGCTGGAGAAGTTCATTATGCAAGCGCTGATTTACTTCATGGCAGTCAACAAGATCTTGAATCGGAAAGAAAACATTTATTTCTTCAGGCAAACAAACGACAAGGAATCGATCTCGCGAAGCTCATAACTTACATTGGGAAATTTTCCAATTCTAAAATCCTTGTCATAGGAGATACTATAGTAGATCAGTATGTAGCTTGTGATGCCATTGGGATTAGCGCCGAAGCCCCGGTTCTTGTAGTTAAAGAATTAGAAACTAGGGAATTTGTTGGCGGAGCAGGTGTAGTTGCCGCACACGTAAAAGCTTTAGGTGCAGATTGTACTTTTTTATCCGTTGTAGGTGAAGATGAAAATGCAAATTTGGTAAGCAATAACTTACAAGAACAAGGTATCGACGTGCAATTGATCGGCGATGGTAGTCGTCCTACTACATTCAAAATTCGTTATATGGTTGAAAATCAAAAACTATTTCGAGTCAGCCGTCTTAAGGAACATTCTCTCTCAAAAAAAATTGAAGATCAACTCATTGAAAAATTGAAAAAAATTGCGCAAAACTACGACGGAATTCTAGTTTGTGACTTTGTATATGGAGTGATAACTAACAGAATCCTTACTGAAATTCGATCAATAGCAAGGGAAAACAACATTTTGCTCTTTGGGGATTTACAGTGTAGTAGTCAAGTTGGTAATATTGCTAAATTTGAAGATTTTAATTTATTATGCCCAACTGAAAGAGAAGCTAGAATTGCTTTAGGAAATCATGAAGACGGAGTAGAATGGATTGCAAATACTCTTTTGGAGAAAACGCGTTCCAAAAATTTACTAATTAAGCTGGGCGCAGAAGGATTTATTGCGTATTCGAACGATATTCCAGGCAATTTTAAGAAAAGAGAACACTTTCCTGCTTTAGTTTCCAACCCAGTAGATGTGGCTGGAGCGGGTGATTCATTATTGGCAGCTATTTCGGTTAGCATGTGTTCCGGTGCAAATTTGATGGAAGCTTCCGCGATTGGCGCTTGTATGGCGGCACTTGCTGTTCAAACAATTGGAAATATACCTGTTTCTCATCAGAAACTGGAAAACTATATTAAGAATTTGAGGTAA
- a CDS encoding sporadic carbohydrate cluster 2OG-Fe(II) oxygenase, which produces MFLSEYEQQITDEYIRNGYTIQKAADLNSLDWIKESIANIVRNILGLSKEESSDILLNQIHKKVSVSDLNSFRLKVIQSMNSLKDFRYHYYKVAKPYLETLVGNELSMQLRVNLSIQFPKDDSSLLPVHSDTWSGDSPYEIVVWLPIVDCYKTKSMYLLPPNSSKKLISDFKNQSGISSEDLFQSISKDVQWLEVKYGEVLLFDQGYPHGNRVNEESDTRWSMNCRFKSVFTPYGDKKLGEFFEPITLRATSKIGMEYQFPKVK; this is translated from the coding sequence ATGTTTTTATCTGAGTATGAACAGCAAATAACAGATGAGTATATTCGGAATGGTTATACCATTCAAAAGGCAGCTGATCTCAATTCGTTAGATTGGATCAAAGAAAGTATAGCGAATATAGTTAGAAATATTTTAGGTTTATCTAAAGAAGAATCGTCGGATATTCTTCTCAATCAAATTCATAAAAAGGTTTCCGTAAGTGATTTGAATTCTTTTCGTTTGAAAGTAATTCAATCTATGAATTCCTTAAAAGATTTTCGTTATCATTACTATAAAGTGGCTAAACCTTATTTAGAAACGTTAGTTGGTAATGAATTGTCCATGCAGCTAAGGGTAAATTTAAGTATTCAATTTCCAAAGGATGATAGTTCTCTTCTCCCAGTTCATTCGGATACATGGTCCGGAGATTCCCCTTATGAGATTGTGGTTTGGTTGCCTATTGTGGATTGTTATAAAACAAAATCTATGTATTTACTTCCACCTAATTCTTCTAAAAAATTAATTTCTGATTTTAAAAATCAGTCAGGAATAAGTAGTGAAGATTTATTTCAATCAATCTCCAAAGATGTTCAATGGCTGGAAGTTAAATACGGAGAAGTACTTTTATTTGATCAAGGTTATCCTCATGGGAATAGAGTGAACGAGGAATCGGATACAAGATGGTCTATGAACTGTAGATTTAAATCAGTCTTCACTCCTTATGGTGATAAAAAATTGGGAGAGTTTTTTGAACCGATTACGTTACGCGCTACTTCTAAAATTGGAATGGAATATCAGTTTCCAAAAGTAAAATGA
- a CDS encoding NAD-dependent epimerase/dehydratase family protein, producing MNQDIKSIYITGGAGYVGAMLVPRLLSEGYKVTVLDLMIYGEDVLKEHPNLTKVKGDIRDQNLLNQTIPGHDSVIHLACISNDPSFELNPNLGKSINLDAFRPLVEISKKHAVKRFIYASSSSVYGIKDEPNVTEDFSLEPLTDYSKFKADCEKILNEYQTDNFTTVTIRPATVCGYSPRQRLDVVVNILTNLAYHKREISVFGGAQLRPNIHIDDMVDAYLVLLRAPKEKIAGEIYNAGYLNFTVSEIANMVKEVVGEDVKLVTTPTNDNRSYHISSDKIYNQLGFRANRSIKLAAEDLKKAFDSGLLPNSLTDEKYFNIKRMQSISLR from the coding sequence GTGAATCAAGATATTAAAAGTATTTATATAACAGGCGGCGCCGGTTATGTCGGGGCCATGCTTGTGCCTCGCCTTCTTTCGGAAGGTTATAAAGTAACGGTGCTTGATCTTATGATCTATGGAGAAGATGTGCTTAAAGAACATCCTAACCTAACGAAGGTTAAAGGAGATATTCGAGATCAAAATCTCTTGAATCAAACGATTCCGGGCCATGATTCGGTTATTCATCTTGCATGTATTTCCAACGATCCAAGTTTTGAGTTAAATCCGAATTTAGGAAAATCAATCAACTTAGACGCATTTAGACCTCTTGTTGAAATTAGCAAAAAGCACGCCGTCAAAAGATTTATTTATGCTTCTTCTTCTTCCGTTTATGGAATTAAAGATGAACCGAATGTTACGGAAGATTTTTCGTTAGAACCTCTTACCGATTATTCCAAGTTCAAAGCAGACTGCGAAAAAATATTAAACGAATATCAGACGGATAATTTTACTACCGTTACGATTCGTCCTGCTACCGTCTGTGGATATTCTCCTAGACAAAGGTTGGATGTTGTAGTAAACATTTTGACTAATCTAGCATATCACAAACGTGAAATCTCCGTATTTGGAGGAGCGCAACTTCGCCCAAATATTCATATTGACGACATGGTCGATGCCTATTTGGTTTTATTACGCGCTCCAAAAGAAAAAATAGCCGGAGAAATATATAACGCCGGTTACTTGAACTTTACGGTTTCTGAAATTGCTAATATGGTTAAAGAAGTTGTCGGAGAAGATGTAAAGTTAGTTACAACTCCTACAAACGATAATCGATCCTACCATATTTCTTCCGATAAGATTTACAATCAATTGGGGTTTCGTGCAAATCGTTCTATTAAGTTGGCAGCAGAGGATTTAAAGAAAGCTTTTGATTCTGGTCTTCTCCCAAATTCTCTGACAGATGAAAAATATTTTAATATAAAACGTATGCAATCTATAAGTTTAAGGTAA
- a CDS encoding transketolase family protein, whose protein sequence is MRNTSLKSVYQLALQDPRVVYIGSDLGAGVLDEMKQNIPDRFYMEGVSEQHIVGMSAGMAMEGYIPYVNTIATFLTRRCFEQVAVDLCLHDLPVRLIANGGGIVYAPLGPTHLAVEDIAILRALPNMTIIAPCDAEEMKRLMPLTLDWPHPIYIRLAKGGDKVISKAELGFEIGKAIVMKEGKDGLFITTGVMTQLALEAVQQLETEGLNCGVIHMHTVKPLDGEILKKWIPKVSAIVTVEEHTRIGGLGSAVLEFCNDEIPNETGKIRRIGLPDRFSERYGSQESLLNYFGINKDSLVKTMKDTIRIRK, encoded by the coding sequence ATGCGCAATACTAGCTTAAAAAGTGTTTATCAATTGGCATTGCAGGACCCAAGGGTTGTATATATAGGTTCTGATTTAGGTGCAGGCGTATTGGATGAAATGAAACAGAATATTCCTGATCGTTTTTATATGGAAGGAGTAAGTGAACAACATATCGTCGGTATGTCTGCAGGAATGGCGATGGAAGGTTATATTCCTTATGTGAATACGATTGCTACTTTTCTTACCAGAAGATGTTTCGAGCAAGTTGCGGTTGATTTATGTTTACATGACTTACCTGTTCGCTTAATTGCAAATGGAGGAGGAATCGTATATGCTCCTCTTGGACCTACCCATCTTGCTGTTGAGGACATCGCAATTCTTCGTGCTCTCCCAAATATGACTATTATTGCTCCTTGTGATGCTGAAGAAATGAAAAGGTTAATGCCTTTAACGTTAGATTGGCCTCATCCGATTTATATACGATTGGCAAAAGGTGGAGATAAGGTAATCAGTAAAGCAGAACTTGGCTTTGAAATTGGAAAAGCAATTGTAATGAAAGAAGGTAAGGATGGTTTATTTATAACTACTGGAGTTATGACTCAACTTGCTTTAGAAGCAGTTCAGCAATTGGAAACGGAAGGCCTAAATTGTGGAGTGATTCATATGCATACAGTAAAACCTTTAGATGGAGAAATTCTTAAAAAATGGATTCCGAAAGTTTCTGCTATTGTTACTGTAGAAGAGCACACTCGAATTGGTGGATTAGGAAGTGCGGTGCTTGAATTTTGCAATGATGAAATTCCGAACGAGACCGGAAAGATTCGTAGAATCGGTCTACCAGATCGATTCTCAGAAAGGTATGGGAGTCAGGAATCTTTACTAAATTATTTTGGAATTAACAAAGATAGTTTAGTTAAAACTATGAAAGATACGATCCGTATTAGAAAATAA
- a CDS encoding DegT/DnrJ/EryC1/StrS family aminotransferase, with product MINIPYINLVEQWKNEREELLPILDSVLGSGQYVGGQEVAKFEEDIAKFCGVKYAVALNSGTDALVCGLLELGIQPGDEVITPPNSFIASTASIVNIKAKPVFVDVGEDQNLDPEKLEKAITSKTKAIMPVHLTGRVAAMNEIMRIADKYSIPVIEDAAQSIGSKYDGKFSGSIGKVGCFSTHPLKNLNACGDGGFLTTNDEKIYNSVSRVRNHGLVDRNTVGEFGFVTRMDTVQAAILNFRLMRLPQVIEKRRQNAQLYKTLLDKKNVFIPEDKPLEFNTYHTFVIQVERRDELKDHLFSQGIETSIHYPIPIHLQPASRNLGYKQGDFPVAEKQAGRILTLPIHQYLKDVDLHKIAQAVNRFYES from the coding sequence ATGATAAACATTCCTTATATAAATTTAGTTGAACAGTGGAAAAACGAACGGGAAGAATTGCTTCCGATTCTTGATTCTGTTTTAGGCTCAGGTCAGTATGTTGGTGGGCAAGAAGTCGCAAAGTTTGAAGAGGATATTGCAAAATTCTGCGGAGTGAAATACGCTGTTGCTTTGAATAGTGGAACTGATGCGCTCGTATGTGGGCTTTTAGAACTTGGGATTCAACCGGGCGATGAAGTGATTACTCCTCCAAACTCTTTTATTGCTTCTACTGCTTCGATTGTTAATATAAAAGCGAAACCTGTATTCGTTGATGTCGGGGAGGATCAGAATTTAGATCCGGAGAAATTGGAAAAGGCTATCACATCTAAAACAAAAGCGATCATGCCTGTCCATTTAACTGGTCGAGTTGCCGCGATGAATGAAATTATGAGAATTGCAGATAAATATTCTATACCCGTAATTGAAGATGCAGCACAATCTATTGGTTCTAAATATGATGGTAAGTTTAGCGGCTCTATTGGTAAAGTTGGGTGTTTCTCCACTCATCCTTTAAAAAATTTAAATGCTTGCGGTGATGGTGGATTTTTGACAACAAACGATGAGAAAATTTATAATTCCGTGAGTAGGGTTAGAAATCATGGTTTAGTTGATAGGAATACTGTCGGTGAATTTGGTTTTGTAACGAGGATGGATACAGTTCAGGCGGCGATTTTAAACTTCCGTTTAATGCGTTTACCACAAGTTATTGAAAAGAGACGTCAGAATGCACAACTTTATAAAACCTTATTGGATAAAAAAAACGTTTTCATTCCAGAAGATAAACCTTTAGAGTTTAATACTTATCATACTTTCGTAATACAGGTCGAAAGAAGAGATGAATTAAAAGATCATTTATTTTCACAGGGAATCGAGACATCCATTCATTACCCGATCCCTATCCATCTTCAACCCGCTAGTCGAAACCTTGGATATAAACAGGGGGATTTTCCTGTAGCGGAAAAACAAGCGGGTCGAATTTTAACTTTGCCCATTCATCAATATTTGAAGGATGTTGATTTACATAAAATTGCCCAAGCGGTTAATCGTTTCTACGAATCGTAA
- a CDS encoding SDR family oxidoreductase: MKALVTGGAGFIGSHLVDLLLENQFEVTVLDNFSTGRAFNLNHVKGKIDLVECDLSIQEDWIKKFQSVDYVFHLAALADIVPSIQNPEGYFQSNVTGTLNVLQASRHYGVKRFVYAASSSCYGIPELYPTPETSPILPQYPYALTKRMGEELVIHWAQVYKFPALSLRFFNVYGPRSRTSGTYGAVFGVFLAQKLAGKPFTVVGDGKQTRDFTYVRDVVEAVFAASQSDKVGEIYNVGSGATISVNRIVELLKGEVTYIPKRPGEPDSTFADITKIKKDLKWSPKISIETGIGELLKNIDYWREAPVWTPDKIEKATSDWFKYLGETNS, from the coding sequence ATGAAAGCGTTAGTTACTGGTGGGGCAGGGTTTATTGGAAGCCATCTTGTAGACCTTCTATTAGAAAATCAATTTGAGGTTACCGTTCTAGATAATTTCAGCACGGGAAGAGCTTTTAATTTAAATCACGTAAAAGGAAAAATTGATTTAGTTGAATGTGATTTATCTATCCAAGAAGACTGGATTAAAAAGTTTCAATCAGTTGATTATGTATTTCATCTTGCGGCGCTCGCGGATATCGTTCCTAGTATTCAAAATCCAGAGGGTTATTTTCAATCCAATGTAACTGGTACTCTAAATGTTCTTCAAGCAAGTAGACATTACGGAGTGAAGCGGTTTGTTTATGCCGCCTCTTCTTCGTGTTATGGAATTCCGGAGCTTTATCCAACTCCTGAAACTTCACCAATTCTACCTCAATATCCATATGCACTTACAAAAAGGATGGGGGAAGAATTGGTCATACACTGGGCGCAAGTTTATAAATTTCCCGCTTTATCATTAAGGTTTTTTAATGTTTACGGACCTAGATCTCGAACTTCCGGAACTTATGGTGCTGTATTTGGAGTTTTTTTAGCTCAAAAATTGGCTGGGAAACCTTTTACTGTAGTTGGGGATGGAAAACAAACTAGGGATTTTACTTATGTGAGAGACGTTGTGGAAGCGGTTTTTGCTGCTTCACAAAGTGATAAAGTAGGTGAAATTTATAACGTTGGAAGTGGTGCCACGATTTCAGTGAATCGAATTGTAGAACTTTTGAAAGGAGAAGTTACATACATTCCGAAACGACCTGGTGAACCGGATAGCACTTTTGCCGATATTACTAAGATTAAAAAAGATTTAAAATGGTCCCCTAAAATTTCAATAGAGACGGGGATTGGTGAATTATTAAAGAATATAGATTATTGGAGAGAAGCTCCAGTATGGACGCCTGACAAAATAGAAAAGGCTACATCCGATTGGTTTAAGTATCTTGGCGAAACCAATTCATAA
- a CDS encoding DegT/DnrJ/EryC1/StrS family aminotransferase, with translation MQVRYSYLKQQFENCDDLWDELKRFVPTGDFTLGKPLIEFENQFSKLIGAKYAIGVNSGTDAIKLSLKALGVGFGDEVITTANTFVATVGAIAELGAIPVFVDCDDTFCMNVDLLEKAISKKTKAIVPVHFTGYMTDMRKLMPIAKKYNLPVVEDACQSILGAIENKKAGTWGSAGAFSLHPLKNLNVWSDGGVIVTDNEELAKNLRLLRNHGLIDRDNVEILGYNSRLDTIQAVVGNWLIPNAVVISDKRIENANYYDEHLRSIPQITLPPRPKDFRIVYHLYIVFAENRDHLLDYCVKKGIEAKVHYPIPIYRQKALASYGYKEGDFPVTDAHTKKIITFPCDQHLSKEEIDYVVSTVKEFYSK, from the coding sequence ATGCAAGTAAGATATTCATATTTAAAACAACAATTTGAAAATTGCGATGATCTTTGGGATGAATTAAAAAGGTTTGTTCCAACAGGAGATTTTACTTTAGGAAAACCTTTAATTGAATTTGAAAATCAATTTTCTAAATTAATTGGCGCAAAGTATGCTATAGGAGTGAATTCGGGTACGGATGCTATTAAACTCTCCTTAAAAGCTCTTGGTGTAGGATTTGGCGACGAAGTGATTACAACAGCAAATACATTTGTAGCAACAGTAGGGGCGATTGCTGAACTAGGAGCCATTCCAGTGTTCGTAGATTGCGATGATACTTTTTGTATGAATGTAGATTTATTGGAGAAAGCCATTAGTAAAAAAACGAAAGCTATAGTTCCTGTTCATTTCACGGGTTATATGACTGATATGAGAAAATTGATGCCGATTGCAAAAAAGTATAACCTTCCTGTAGTAGAAGATGCTTGTCAGTCTATTCTAGGGGCAATCGAGAACAAAAAAGCTGGGACTTGGGGAAGTGCGGGGGCTTTTTCCCTTCACCCTTTAAAAAATCTGAATGTTTGGTCGGATGGGGGTGTTATTGTTACGGATAACGAAGAACTTGCAAAAAATCTAAGATTACTTAGAAATCACGGTTTGATTGATCGTGATAACGTTGAAATTTTAGGATATAATTCCAGATTAGATACCATACAAGCCGTCGTTGGCAATTGGCTGATTCCTAATGCGGTGGTTATTTCAGATAAACGTATTGAAAATGCGAATTATTATGATGAGCATTTAAGAAGTATTCCTCAAATTACTCTTCCTCCAAGACCTAAAGATTTTAGAATTGTTTATCATTTATATATTGTTTTTGCAGAGAATCGGGATCATCTCTTGGATTATTGTGTAAAAAAAGGAATAGAGGCTAAGGTACATTATCCGATTCCAATTTATAGACAAAAGGCGTTAGCATCTTATGGATATAAAGAAGGTGATTTTCCAGTAACTGACGCACATACGAAAAAGATCATCACATTTCCTTGTGATCAACATCTTTCAAAGGAAGAAATTGATTACGTTGTTTCTACGGTAAAAGAGTTCTACTCTAAGTAA
- a CDS encoding phosphotransferase, whose product MKIGIDLDNTIISYDESFAFVGKKIGLIPENWFGTKLEVREFLRESKGGENKWQRLQGKVYGRYIHCAELYPGVYRFLWRCKKKGIPVDIVSHKTEYGHYDEENISLREAALKFLIEKGLYQTDKTGFVQNVYFHDAKEEKVKRIERENYSYFIDDLKEILIHPFLAKIQKKFFFDPHQTSYGFEEGNINQVNHWNEIEHSILGKYNQEDLIYFKNEFNLPELKNAYWCEGQGNSRIAYLETLDSAKFALKLYPSDSEHNRLNSEFFGFRLLHKNLIKNVPEPIYYNEKLNCGVYSWVEGEKILSSSKTGLDAMLDMMKNLSLIAKSDLPNEISKASASCFSGLDIENQIERRLKLLYPATELYKDLKSFLEMDLIPFKDFLIEWVKKKWGGEESYSSPIPKEFLILSPSDFGFHNMLKNKNGEFIFLDFEYFGWDDPVKLIVDVSFHPAMNLQEDERNYWKNGMFSIFGDFLEKKYEVTWAMYSLCWCLILLNEFRKDIWIRRVLANSNKQNHKVEILEKQLGKSIHLFKYIQKKFYTQIEKG is encoded by the coding sequence ATGAAGATAGGAATTGATTTAGATAATACGATTATATCCTACGATGAATCATTTGCCTTTGTGGGTAAAAAGATAGGTTTAATTCCAGAAAATTGGTTTGGGACTAAACTAGAAGTTAGAGAGTTTTTACGAGAATCTAAGGGCGGAGAAAATAAGTGGCAGCGATTACAAGGAAAGGTATATGGACGTTATATTCATTGTGCAGAGCTTTATCCTGGCGTTTATAGATTTTTATGGAGATGCAAAAAGAAAGGGATTCCAGTAGATATAGTCAGTCATAAAACAGAATACGGGCATTATGATGAAGAAAACATATCTTTAAGAGAAGCAGCTTTGAAATTTCTTATCGAAAAAGGGCTCTATCAAACTGATAAAACAGGTTTTGTGCAGAATGTTTATTTTCATGATGCAAAAGAAGAAAAAGTAAAAAGAATAGAAAGAGAAAATTATTCTTATTTTATCGATGATCTAAAAGAAATATTAATTCATCCTTTTCTAGCAAAAATTCAAAAGAAGTTTTTTTTTGATCCTCATCAAACTTCGTATGGTTTTGAAGAAGGAAATATTAACCAAGTAAATCATTGGAATGAAATAGAACACTCTATCTTAGGAAAATACAATCAAGAAGATTTGATTTATTTTAAAAATGAATTCAATTTACCTGAATTAAAAAATGCATATTGGTGTGAAGGACAGGGTAATTCTAGAATAGCTTATTTAGAAACGTTAGATTCAGCCAAATTTGCTCTAAAACTTTATCCGTCTGATTCTGAGCATAATAGACTGAATTCAGAATTTTTTGGGTTTAGACTTTTACATAAAAATTTGATCAAGAATGTTCCTGAGCCAATTTATTATAATGAGAAACTCAATTGTGGCGTATATAGTTGGGTTGAAGGCGAAAAAATTCTATCTTCATCTAAAACAGGGTTGGATGCAATGCTTGATATGATGAAGAATTTAAGTTTGATTGCAAAATCCGATTTACCTAATGAAATAAGCAAAGCTTCCGCTTCTTGTTTTTCTGGTCTAGATATAGAGAATCAGATTGAACGTAGATTGAAATTACTTTACCCTGCAACCGAATTATATAAAGATTTGAAATCTTTTTTAGAAATGGACTTAATACCTTTTAAAGATTTTTTAATTGAATGGGTAAAAAAGAAATGGGGTGGGGAAGAAAGTTATAGCTCACCGATACCTAAAGAATTTTTAATTTTAAGTCCTTCTGATTTTGGATTTCATAATATGCTAAAAAATAAAAATGGAGAATTTATTTTTTTAGATTTCGAATACTTCGGTTGGGATGATCCCGTTAAATTGATAGTAGATGTATCTTTTCATCCTGCTATGAATTTACAAGAGGATGAAAGAAACTATTGGAAAAACGGTATGTTCTCTATTTTTGGAGATTTTCTGGAGAAAAAATATGAAGTTACTTGGGCTATGTATTCATTGTGTTGGTGTTTGATTTTATTAAATGAATTTAGAAAAGATATATGGATAAGAAGAGTTTTAGCAAATAGTAATAAACAAAACCATAAAGTTGAAATTTTGGAAAAACAATTAGGTAAATCAATTCATTTATTTAAATATATTCAAAAAAAATTTTATACGCAGATTGAAAAAGGTTAA
- a CDS encoding transketolase, translating to MDGRSKQLRKFIVEMMESEKRGHIGPALSLIEILRVLYDDILKYDPEKPNWENRDRLILSKGHGCLALYSILADKGFFPLDVLRTFGKSDSILGGHPEKGKIPGVEASTGALGHGLSIGVGIAIAAKIKKKDHKIFVITGDGEINEGAVWEAALCASKHSLSNLTVIIDYNKLQSYGLTKEVLDLEPLMDKWKSFGFAIEEVDGHNIKELKSLFSKLPLNKTKPTAIIAHTIKGKGFSMAEGNPQWHHKNKITPEEFSAMYQSLN from the coding sequence ATGGACGGTCGTTCCAAACAATTAAGAAAATTTATAGTTGAAATGATGGAATCAGAAAAAAGAGGCCATATTGGTCCGGCCTTATCTTTAATTGAAATATTACGAGTTCTTTATGATGATATATTAAAATATGATCCTGAAAAACCGAATTGGGAAAATCGGGATCGATTAATTCTTAGCAAGGGTCATGGCTGTTTAGCTTTGTATTCTATTCTTGCGGATAAGGGATTTTTTCCACTCGATGTTTTAAGAACATTTGGCAAATCCGATTCTATACTTGGGGGACATCCTGAAAAAGGGAAAATTCCGGGGGTGGAGGCTTCGACAGGAGCTTTAGGGCATGGATTGTCGATTGGGGTTGGAATAGCGATTGCTGCAAAAATTAAAAAGAAAGATCATAAAATTTTTGTAATTACAGGAGATGGGGAAATTAACGAAGGAGCCGTGTGGGAAGCTGCTTTATGTGCTTCTAAACATTCTTTATCAAATTTAACGGTAATTATTGATTATAATAAATTACAGTCTTATGGGTTAACCAAAGAAGTTTTAGATCTTGAACCTTTAATGGATAAATGGAAGAGTTTTGGTTTCGCTATTGAAGAAGTGGATGGTCATAACATTAAAGAATTGAAAAGTTTATTTAGTAAATTGCCATTAAATAAAACGAAGCCGACTGCTATTATAGCGCATACTATAAAGGGAAAGGGGTTTTCTATGGCTGAAGGAAATCCGCAGTGGCATCATAAAAATAAAATAACTCCAGAAGAGTTCTCTGCAATGTATCAAAGTTTAAACTAA